In one Mycoplasmopsis canis PG 14 genomic region, the following are encoded:
- a CDS encoding YlxR family protein, whose translation MKIENNLKRKCIVTNEIIDVSFLIRFDFKKDNNSVSIDWDKNKKGRGAYFIPSEENWLKLIKIRALNRAFRTNVSSETYEKLDKELKEYLWAKKIQE comes from the coding sequence ATGAAGATTGAAAATAATTTAAAAAGAAAATGTATAGTAACTAATGAAATAATCGATGTATCTTTTTTGATAAGATTTGACTTTAAAAAAGACAATAATTCAGTATCTATTGATTGAGATAAAAATAAAAAAGGCAGAGGCGCTTACTTTATACCTAGCGAAGAAAATTGGTTAAAGTTAATAAAAATTAGAGCTTTAAATAGGGCCTTTAGAACTAATGTTAGTTCTGAAACTTATGAAAAACTTGATAAAGAACTAAAGGAGTATTTATGAGCAA
- a CDS encoding transcription termination factor NusA, with product MRKKEETKVVNFLVNEQISFYEVLNGYAETKKLSLETIKEIFRSEIQKVVNKSFDPEAVIKIEIDEVNKMAKIINIKGQAISDETANMILEESSDSEIQKFIYSRISELPHELQSKYEDGDDIEIEFIFNDLPQRSKAAILNGFKLEIKNAEQQRVQSIFVDKIGQSFDAEVNTALRHEYDIEIHYDGDHFRALLPKNKANKNKKLNPGSKIKVTLEKINLEKTASPLEVTMIDPKEVEKALKEEIFEIENGDIEIVKIERDAGNRTKVAVRTNPNREFQFDIIGSIFGEGAKRILAASHKVGESLDIIRYSDNKKEFIKNAISPIKPIDVLVTKNFEKAFVIVKNDEVTKAIGKSGINVELASKLTQIKIEVLSLDKANERKLPYNKQNLSDLNENPLFEKSLFKKTQTKSNKKSHTAKFLDSKELEIALSNFNDDLETFIAKDQAAQELIKSQKSAAKPNSKGSSFIKSEEINNMFDKFNNELSENDTNLNEVSYYDDKDNSEDSWNYVWDPEFAAEGEEFEDEVVDNNKVDEISSDKKSVSKSEEKNIVKEYKKIKDFKVDTDLASYGLDENIDLSNFDDEDWK from the coding sequence ATGAGAAAAAAAGAAGAAACAAAAGTTGTTAATTTTTTAGTAAATGAACAAATTAGTTTTTACGAAGTTTTAAATGGATATGCTGAAACTAAAAAACTTTCATTAGAAACAATTAAAGAGATATTTAGAAGTGAAATTCAAAAAGTTGTTAATAAGTCATTTGACCCAGAAGCTGTGATTAAAATTGAAATTGATGAAGTTAACAAGATGGCTAAAATTATAAACATTAAAGGTCAAGCAATTTCGGACGAAACCGCAAATATGATTCTTGAAGAAAGTTCAGATTCAGAAATACAAAAATTTATTTATTCAAGAATTTCTGAGCTACCTCACGAATTGCAAAGTAAATATGAAGACGGTGATGATATTGAAATTGAATTTATTTTCAATGATCTACCCCAAAGATCAAAAGCGGCCATTTTAAACGGATTCAAGTTAGAAATTAAAAACGCTGAGCAACAAAGAGTTCAAAGTATTTTTGTAGACAAAATAGGTCAATCTTTTGATGCAGAAGTTAACACAGCTTTAAGGCATGAATATGACATCGAGATTCATTACGACGGAGATCATTTTAGAGCTTTACTCCCTAAAAATAAAGCGAATAAAAACAAAAAGTTAAACCCAGGTTCAAAAATAAAGGTAACACTTGAAAAAATTAATCTTGAAAAGACAGCTTCTCCGCTTGAGGTCACAATGATTGATCCTAAGGAAGTTGAAAAAGCTCTAAAAGAGGAAATTTTCGAAATAGAAAATGGCGATATTGAAATAGTAAAAATAGAAAGAGATGCTGGTAATAGAACTAAAGTTGCTGTTAGAACTAATCCTAATAGAGAATTTCAATTTGATATTATAGGTTCTATTTTTGGTGAAGGAGCTAAACGTATTCTTGCTGCTTCACATAAAGTGGGCGAATCACTTGATATTATAAGATATTCAGATAATAAAAAAGAGTTTATTAAAAACGCTATTTCACCAATTAAACCTATTGATGTTTTGGTTACTAAAAATTTTGAAAAGGCATTCGTTATTGTAAAAAATGATGAAGTAACAAAAGCTATCGGTAAATCAGGTATTAACGTTGAGTTAGCATCTAAGCTTACTCAAATTAAAATTGAAGTTCTGAGCTTAGATAAGGCTAATGAAAGAAAATTACCTTATAATAAACAAAATCTTTCTGATTTAAATGAAAATCCTTTATTTGAAAAAAGTTTATTTAAAAAGACACAAACAAAATCAAATAAAAAATCTCATACAGCCAAGTTTTTAGATTCTAAGGAATTAGAAATTGCATTAAGCAACTTTAATGATGATTTAGAAACATTTATAGCAAAGGACCAAGCTGCTCAAGAATTAATTAAATCTCAAAAATCTGCTGCTAAACCAAATTCTAAGGGCTCATCATTCATAAAATCAGAGGAAATCAATAATATGTTTGATAAATTCAACAATGAATTATCAGAAAATGATACAAACTTGAATGAAGTAAGTTACTATGATGATAAAGATAATTCTGAAGATAGTTGAAATTATGTTTGAGATCCTGAATTCGCAGCTGAAGGCGAAGAGTTCGAGGATGAAGTTGTTGATAATAATAAAGTAGATGAAATTAGCTCAGACAAAAAATCTGTTTCTAAATCTGAAGAAAAAAATATTGTAAAAGAATACAAAAAAATTAAAGATTTCAAAGTTGATACAGACCTTGCTAGTTATGGACTTGATGAAAATATTGATTTAAGTAATTTTGACGATGAAGATTGAAAATAA
- a CDS encoding ribosome assembly cofactor RimP, with amino-acid sequence MDYKKMLSDKFGDLILSAKQTNTFGKTLEVVVDFTDLKKVEEISKEISEFLDSQDWFSDEYFLEVLSKGEDIEISIQNISNYIGKDLKIFFAKSFEGNESIIAKLLDTNEEEIKVQWNKKGNIRKISLKKNAIQKIEKYIKF; translated from the coding sequence ATGGATTATAAAAAAATGTTATCTGATAAATTTGGTGACTTAATATTATCCGCAAAGCAAACAAATACTTTTGGAAAAACGTTAGAGGTAGTGGTTGATTTTACGGATTTAAAGAAAGTTGAAGAAATATCAAAAGAAATTAGTGAATTTTTAGATTCGCAAGATTGATTTTCGGATGAATATTTTTTAGAAGTTTTATCAAAAGGAGAAGATATTGAAATATCTATTCAAAATATTAGCAACTACATAGGTAAAGATTTGAAAATATTTTTTGCAAAAAGTTTTGAAGGAAATGAAAGCATTATTGCAAAATTGCTAGATACAAATGAAGAAGAAATAAAAGTTCAATGAAATAAAAAAGGTAATATAAGAAAAATTTCATTAAAAAAAAATGCAATTCAAAAGATCGAAAAATACATAAAATTTTAA
- the rpsT gene encoding 30S ribosomal protein S20, with amino-acid sequence MANIKSKVKSIAKMEQARQKNAAMKSRVKTAIRKAREAVLAKDEKAAALVANAHHVIAKAVSKGVFHANKGARKHSRLDQFVNKSK; translated from the coding sequence ATGGCTAATATTAAATCTAAAGTAAAAAGCATTGCTAAGATGGAACAAGCTCGTCAAAAAAATGCTGCTATGAAATCTCGTGTAAAAACAGCTATTCGTAAAGCTAGAGAAGCTGTTTTAGCTAAAGATGAAAAAGCTGCAGCATTGGTTGCTAATGCACACCACGTTATTGCCAAAGCTGTTTCTAAAGGTGTTTTCCACGCAAACAAAGGTGCAAGAAAACATTCACGTTTAGATCAATTTGTTAACAAATCAAAATAA
- a CDS encoding ECF transporter S component produces the protein MTAIKNYTPLRIIGLDFEFIFYIIFAIFFGKFKGAFLSFIADFFSLLLAGRIGFYHEVYAIVPVIMTILIGLFLDLFKKNKKLSIIVMEIFLILAFAALIYTFVLNMNDPKGIKISKTFGLSRLGVGVFSGLLSLTLFLFVIFNIVVIVYFSVSSEAKKQKYLYLLLSIFLVFFVIVVARWIWGPIAFIQYANRYLGKGYLLSDRYLIIMVPIILRSVIAIPIYVLIVNSLMPILILLKKNIVKDEYNLTY, from the coding sequence ATGACAGCAATAAAAAATTACACCCCATTAAGAATAATTGGACTTGACTTTGAATTTATTTTCTATATTATATTTGCCATATTTTTCGGTAAATTTAAAGGTGCATTTTTATCATTTATAGCAGATTTCTTTAGTTTGCTATTAGCTGGTAGAATTGGTTTTTATCATGAAGTATATGCTATAGTACCTGTGATAATGACCATATTAATTGGTCTGTTTCTTGATTTATTCAAGAAAAACAAAAAATTATCAATAATTGTAATGGAAATTTTCTTAATTCTTGCATTTGCTGCATTGATTTATACATTTGTGTTAAACATGAATGATCCAAAAGGTATAAAAATTTCTAAAACATTTGGTTTAAGCAGGTTAGGTGTTGGAGTATTTTCAGGTTTATTATCATTGACACTATTCTTATTTGTGATCTTTAATATAGTGGTTATTGTATACTTCTCTGTTTCAAGCGAAGCGAAAAAACAAAAATATTTATATTTACTACTTTCAATATTTTTAGTATTTTTTGTGATTGTTGTCGCAAGATGGATTTGAGGACCGATAGCATTCATCCAATACGCAAATAGATATTTAGGAAAGGGTTATTTACTTTCTGATAGATATTTGATTATTATGGTTCCTATTATATTAAGATCGGTGATTGCTATTCCTATTTATGTACTTATCGTTAATTCATTAATGCCGATATTGATATTATTGAAAAAAAATATTGTTAAAGATGAATATAATTTAACATACTAA
- a CDS encoding TMEM164 family acyltransferase, which translates to MGFLHYRRNIVDFESSKGIFYIFFGIAIFIVLIMFIYRKKIHTYFNESQRRFIFNLLSLEELLMLIGFIALFFNFLRLFFLIFIDFPFKSELIPLHLCRFFTFLIPVLFIFRKGYKINLFSPIAIIGAVLGFLFVNLGVIPEVIADDIKYHDLVPGTKEYELAGYNVGYDGVRFYFSSFICFYYPSIYSYYILRKSKNYNISLLKRCNVLAYFIMYCCYIECYFIFRD; encoded by the coding sequence GTGGGATTCTTACATTATAGAAGAAATATTGTAGATTTCGAAAGTTCAAAGGGTATCTTTTATATATTTTTCGGAATTGCAATTTTTATTGTTTTAATTATGTTTATTTATAGAAAAAAAATTCACACTTATTTTAACGAAAGTCAAAGAAGATTTATTTTTAATCTTTTATCATTAGAAGAATTATTGATGCTTATTGGTTTTATAGCGCTATTCTTTAATTTTTTAAGATTATTTTTCTTGATATTTATAGATTTTCCTTTTAAATCAGAATTGATTCCATTGCATTTGTGTCGTTTCTTTACCTTTTTAATACCAGTCTTATTTATTTTTAGAAAAGGATATAAAATTAATTTATTTAGTCCAATTGCAATAATAGGTGCTGTTCTAGGGTTTTTATTTGTTAATCTTGGTGTAATACCTGAGGTTATTGCTGATGATATTAAATACCATGATTTAGTTCCAGGGACAAAAGAATATGAATTAGCCGGTTACAATGTTGGATATGATGGTGTTAGATTTTATTTTAGCTCATTCATTTGTTTTTATTATCCCAGTATTTACTCATATTATATATTGAGAAAAAGCAAAAATTACAACATCAGTCTTCTTAAGAGGTGCAATGTACTTGCTTACTTTATTATGTATTGTTGTTATATTGAATGTTATTTTATATTTCGTGACTAA
- a CDS encoding DDE-type integrase/transposase/recombinase, with product MKITHNLFKYKNLTKFEIKKQQSLKLIAENIEKSLSYLSLITNLSLSTVKRYKKVIKSKKEIVVSHKNKYHQRNYKITDAEIELVFKNYLETCQFILNRDLTNNQLSIKTYFNSEYGSFIREKISYKTLVKRFNQLGLFNIHTTKRGRRVARLSKKKTSEDITLILKNYYQQIKQNEKQRQVLNLKKNLKFGEIVEIDAQLEPYLKNDKPLYLYHAIDVATGTLLAAWFEEQETTLGYQRLLEIVFKKYGFPKKIYTDKRRSFWGSENTQTVFEKVLNKKGIEVLSSSNPKHKPHVERSFRTSLDQYPLLIHENGYKNIDDLKKNNEVFQNYYNIRNKKIISKQNVFQKEGKKNGNWAVDLEINRKVLNGVVRYQGKNYAAFDMYNKRIIFPYNSDVLLVHSSDDNLYFKYNDKKYFAKEPNGKYLSLTEMWALEKGLDYSIPAVGKLAFIYNKTNSFFKTLELYISKFNSISVNAQDSNLEANKIMSEYLSILRALHRSINDDIRIDA from the coding sequence ATGAAAATAACACACAACTTATTTAAGTATAAAAATTTAACAAAATTTGAAATAAAAAAACAACAATCTTTAAAATTGATTGCTGAAAATATCGAAAAATCTTTATCTTATCTTAGCTTGATTACAAACCTTAGTTTATCAACTGTAAAAAGATATAAAAAAGTTATTAAAAGCAAAAAAGAAATTGTTGTCTCACATAAAAATAAATATCATCAAAGAAATTACAAAATAACTGATGCAGAAATAGAATTAGTCTTTAAAAATTATTTAGAAACATGTCAGTTTATTTTGAATAGAGATCTAACAAATAATCAACTTTCAATTAAAACATACTTCAATTCTGAGTATGGTTCTTTTATAAGAGAAAAAATTTCTTACAAAACTTTAGTTAAGAGATTTAATCAATTAGGTTTATTTAATATACATACAACCAAGAGAGGAAGAAGGGTTGCAAGATTATCAAAGAAAAAAACCTCAGAAGATATAACATTGATATTAAAAAATTATTATCAACAGATTAAACAAAACGAAAAACAAAGACAAGTTTTAAATCTAAAGAAAAATCTAAAATTCGGCGAAATTGTTGAGATTGATGCACAACTTGAACCATACTTGAAAAATGATAAACCATTATATCTTTATCATGCAATAGATGTAGCAACAGGAACATTGTTAGCAGCATGATTCGAAGAACAAGAAACAACATTAGGATATCAAAGACTACTAGAAATTGTATTTAAAAAGTATGGATTCCCAAAGAAAATCTATACTGATAAAAGAAGAAGTTTTTGAGGAAGCGAAAACACACAAACAGTCTTTGAAAAAGTTTTAAATAAAAAGGGAATAGAAGTACTAAGTTCATCAAATCCAAAACATAAACCACATGTTGAAAGATCTTTTAGGACATCACTAGACCAATATCCGTTACTTATTCACGAAAACGGATATAAAAATATTGATGATTTGAAGAAAAATAATGAAGTATTTCAAAATTATTACAATATCAGGAATAAAAAAATAATTTCTAAACAAAATGTTTTTCAAAAAGAGGGAAAGAAAAACGGCAATTGAGCCGTTGATTTAGAGATTAATAGAAAAGTTTTAAATGGTGTTGTTAGATACCAAGGTAAAAATTACGCAGCCTTTGATATGTATAACAAAAGAATTATCTTCCCTTATAATTCTGACGTTTTATTAGTGCATTCTTCGGATGATAATTTGTATTTTAAATATAATGATAAAAAATACTTTGCTAAGGAACCTAACGGAAAATATCTAAGTTTAACAGAAATGTGAGCTTTAGAGAAAGGATTAGATTACTCTATTCCAGCCGTAGGGAAACTAGCATTTATCTATAATAAAACAAATTCATTTTTTAAAACTCTTGAATTATATATCTCAAAATTTAATAGTATTTCCGTGAATGCGCAAGATAGTAATCTTGAAGCTAATAAAATCATGTCCGAATACTTAAGCATACTCCGAGCATTGCACAGAAGCATCAATGATGATATAAGAATTGATGCATAA
- the efp gene encoding elongation factor P, whose amino-acid sequence MINVNEFKPGITFQDEGDIFVVLEAQHSKQGRGQANVKAKVKNLRTGSTTIKSYTGGDKVKPAHIDKRKMDYLYSDGENIILMDRETYEQIEIALNRVEWELNFLKEGMEVQIRKFQDEVLDIELQANVSLEVTSAPDAVKGNTTTNPQKKVIVETGFELETPMFIKEGDVIIISTETGKYVGKNNK is encoded by the coding sequence ATGATTAATGTAAACGAATTTAAACCAGGTATTACTTTCCAAGATGAAGGAGATATTTTTGTTGTTTTAGAAGCGCAACACTCTAAACAAGGACGTGGACAAGCTAATGTTAAAGCTAAAGTAAAAAATTTAAGAACTGGATCAACAACCATTAAATCTTACACAGGTGGTGATAAAGTTAAACCTGCGCACATCGATAAAAGAAAAATGGATTACTTATATTCAGATGGTGAAAATATTATCTTAATGGATAGAGAAACTTATGAGCAAATAGAAATAGCTTTAAATCGTGTTGAATGAGAGCTAAATTTCTTAAAAGAAGGTATGGAAGTTCAAATTAGAAAATTCCAAGACGAAGTTTTAGATATTGAATTACAGGCTAATGTATCATTAGAGGTTACATCAGCACCTGATGCAGTAAAAGGAAACACAACAACAAATCCACAAAAAAAAGTTATTGTAGAAACTGGATTTGAATTAGAAACACCTATGTTTATTAAAGAAGGTGATGTAATTATCATTTCTACTGAAACTGGAAAATACGTTGGAAAGAATAACAAATAA
- a CDS encoding MMB_0454 family protein, which translates to MSNWINVPYHSNQVYIVRESAIRDVLKNLITQNKKVKMSSSSKILIDEKHLDLQVFLDIKIKKVEMNDSYNIIKNLVASVEEAVRKLIDKKPKNVQISLIGTY; encoded by the coding sequence ATGTCAAATTGAATTAATGTTCCATATCATTCAAATCAAGTTTATATCGTTAGAGAAAGTGCGATTAGGGACGTTTTGAAAAACTTAATAACACAGAATAAGAAAGTTAAAATGTCTTCTTCATCAAAAATTTTAATTGATGAGAAGCACTTAGATTTACAAGTTTTTTTAGATATAAAAATTAAAAAAGTAGAAATGAATGATTCATATAACATAATTAAAAATTTAGTCGCATCAGTTGAAGAAGCAGTAAGAAAATTAATTGACAAAAAACCAAAAAATGTTCAAATTTCTTTAATTGGGACATATTAG
- a CDS encoding MAGa3780 family membrane protein produces MFKKIVKKIKQWNLRDWTTFFIGLILINLYIFAVFWNWYDESRNIWLTYNKNPDIIAKINELARNATTNEEKGRIYLTLLPNATESLWGGTSYFYTFISNVLMGSSIMFFPFFKNTKLGQRLYFGSIVFIISVVLGFWGGVLVDKELLGKMKVNDFPRTLIWHAIAPGLGILTLFWQRKNIRISNKIIWSLSIYPIIYSIFMVAIYMFGYKFMNLHKEAFLPDFYNINDPNNPIPQEYNSEIERGIVFYSIISILKPFGYSGDNNYVRIVLLILMTLFMIMMAPTIGFIVRKFWRIKQPNQKSLPKLIFIDKDSKIKAFFEKRKNKNIATNK; encoded by the coding sequence ATGTTTAAAAAAATTGTTAAAAAAATTAAACAATGAAACTTAAGGGATTGAACAACATTTTTTATCGGGTTAATCTTAATTAATTTATATATCTTTGCAGTGTTTTGAAATTGATATGATGAATCAAGAAATATTTGACTTACTTATAATAAAAATCCGGATATTATTGCTAAAATTAATGAATTAGCCAGAAATGCCACAACTAATGAGGAAAAAGGAAGGATTTACTTAACACTTTTACCTAATGCAACTGAAAGCTTATGAGGTGGTACATCCTATTTTTACACATTTATAAGTAATGTTTTAATGGGTTCATCTATTATGTTTTTTCCTTTTTTCAAAAACACTAAATTAGGGCAAAGATTATATTTTGGCAGCATTGTTTTTATTATAAGTGTTGTTTTAGGTTTTTGAGGTGGAGTTTTAGTCGATAAAGAATTGCTTGGAAAAATGAAAGTTAATGATTTTCCAAGAACTTTAATATGACACGCTATAGCTCCAGGATTAGGCATTCTTACTTTATTTTGACAAAGAAAAAATATAAGAATAAGTAACAAAATAATTTGAAGTTTATCTATTTATCCAATAATATATTCAATTTTTATGGTTGCTATATACATGTTTGGATATAAGTTTATGAACCTACATAAAGAAGCTTTTCTTCCAGATTTTTATAATATAAATGATCCCAACAATCCTATTCCACAAGAATATAATTCAGAAATAGAAAGAGGAATTGTATTTTACTCTATAATTTCTATTTTAAAACCTTTTGGTTATTCAGGCGACAATAATTATGTAAGAATTGTTTTATTAATTTTGATGACATTGTTTATGATTATGATGGCTCCTACAATTGGTTTTATTGTTAGAAAATTTTGAAGAATTAAACAACCAAATCAAAAGAGTTTGCCAAAATTAATATTTATAGATAAGGATTCAAAAATAAAAGCATTTTTTGAAAAAAGAAAAAACAAAAATATTGCTACTAACAAATAG
- a CDS encoding nicotinate phosphoribosyltransferase: MNKEKYIASYFKKTQTILSNELPNNKIIMQFFQRQDNSLLAGMGEVLSLLEEVTDTSKYIIRYLPDGSKINNLDIVLELEGNYQDFGIWEGMIDGILARSTSIATNAYKCKVAAGDKKVIFMGDRADHYINQEVDGKAVAIGGISLVSTLVQMQKSENNDNVFGSMPHVLIQGFGGDVVAATKAYHKNFPNNKLIALVDYHNNVIRESLKIWEALGDKVWGVRIDTSKNMVDHMFDGEEPQYGVNPEQIFRLRRALDNAGAVNYKIVVSSGFDEKKIKLFQDLEVPVDYYGVGQSIFKLTNSFSADATILNGKPEAKEGRGYRNNLNLITYKK; the protein is encoded by the coding sequence ATGAATAAAGAAAAATACATAGCTTCATACTTTAAAAAGACACAAACAATTTTAAGTAATGAGCTACCAAATAATAAAATAATTATGCAATTCTTTCAAAGACAAGATAATTCTTTATTAGCCGGAATGGGAGAAGTTTTATCTCTACTTGAGGAAGTTACAGACACATCAAAATACATCATACGTTACTTACCTGATGGTTCTAAAATAAATAACCTTGATATAGTTTTAGAATTAGAAGGTAATTACCAAGACTTCGGAATTTGAGAAGGAATGATTGATGGAATTTTAGCCAGAAGTACTTCTATTGCTACTAATGCTTATAAATGCAAGGTTGCCGCTGGCGACAAGAAAGTTATATTTATGGGTGATAGAGCTGATCATTATATCAATCAAGAAGTTGATGGAAAAGCTGTTGCTATAGGTGGCATTTCTCTTGTATCTACTTTAGTGCAAATGCAAAAATCAGAAAATAATGATAATGTTTTTGGTAGTATGCCTCACGTATTGATACAAGGTTTTGGTGGTGATGTTGTAGCTGCAACAAAAGCTTATCATAAAAACTTCCCAAATAATAAGCTAATTGCTCTTGTTGATTATCATAACAATGTAATTAGAGAATCCCTAAAAATATGAGAAGCATTAGGCGATAAAGTATGAGGTGTTAGAATTGATACTTCTAAAAACATGGTTGACCACATGTTCGACGGAGAAGAACCTCAATATGGAGTAAACCCTGAACAAATATTTAGATTAAGAAGAGCTTTGGATAATGCAGGTGCAGTTAATTATAAAATTGTTGTTTCTTCAGGGTTTGATGAAAAGAAAATTAAGTTATTTCAAGATTTAGAAGTTCCTGTTGACTATTATGGTGTAGGTCAAAGCATCTTTAAATTAACAAATTCTTTTTCAGCTGATGCAACAATATTGAACGGTAAACCTGAAGCTAAAGAAGGCCGTGGTTATAGAAATAATTTAAATTTAATTACATATAAAAAATAA
- a CDS encoding putative cysteine peptidase, whose protein sequence is MRFNEINIDKSKEIIYAHQLGFLIKKDNDYYSIDQEKQISIDELKTNLEPIELPSDNNFIKEEIRKRNIEISTSSNERSVFSSYEFPKLDYVGKNKFNVSHVVDHAWWFATRKNDEEAGYLDLKFEDKPKVGICEYVALSELLLYNHLFVDSSIFDSLTWDKYIKNNRYDDDLEHSSPIFKGLNYFSSAEEKRNSLPYKLFEAADKSLNLWTSSYYWPATNSIIKGESIKKWNLDGKYGGYYRAWEYILKGVPVILSSAMMWHDTNHAYIMYGYDSNSDMFLGSQCFGRSDSNTVLYSYWIKAWGSYFFTIESKNNNKKLDKLFTYKGSKYTGKEITKMIENN, encoded by the coding sequence ATGAGATTTAATGAAATTAATATAGATAAGAGCAAAGAAATTATTTATGCACATCAATTGGGATTTTTAATTAAAAAAGATAATGATTATTATTCTATCGACCAAGAAAAACAAATTTCTATAGATGAACTAAAAACAAATTTAGAACCAATAGAATTACCTAGTGACAATAATTTTATTAAGGAAGAGATAAGAAAAAGAAATATAGAAATATCAACTTCTTCCAATGAGAGATCAGTATTTTCAAGTTATGAATTTCCTAAATTAGATTATGTTGGTAAAAATAAATTTAATGTTTCACATGTTGTTGATCATGCTTGATGATTTGCAACAAGAAAGAATGATGAAGAAGCAGGATATTTAGACTTAAAATTTGAGGATAAACCAAAGGTTGGAATTTGTGAATATGTTGCTTTATCTGAATTATTACTGTATAATCATCTTTTTGTTGATTCATCTATTTTCGATTCTTTAACATGGGATAAATACATAAAAAATAATCGTTATGACGACGATTTAGAGCACTCCTCACCCATATTTAAAGGGTTAAATTATTTTTCTTCGGCTGAAGAAAAAAGAAACTCATTACCATATAAATTGTTTGAAGCCGCCGATAAATCATTGAATTTATGAACATCATCATATTATTGGCCAGCTACTAACTCTATAATTAAGGGAGAAAGTATTAAAAAATGAAATCTTGATGGTAAATATGGTGGTTATTATAGGGCTTGAGAATATATTTTGAAAGGTGTTCCGGTAATTCTATCTTCAGCAATGATGTGGCATGATACAAATCATGCTTACATAATGTATGGATATGATTCAAATTCGGATATGTTTTTAGGGTCTCAATGTTTTGGAAGGAGTGACTCAAACACTGTGTTATATTCATATTGAATAAAAGCGTGAGGTTCTTACTTTTTCACAATCGAATCTAAAAATAATAATAAAAAGTTGGATAAGCTATTTACATATAAAGGTTCAAAATACACTGGTAAAGAAATAACTAAAATGATAGAAAATAATTAA
- the rplL gene encoding 50S ribosomal protein L7/L12 gives MAKLTKETFIESLKEMSIKEVMELVEAMKEEFGIDPMAAMAVAAAPAEGGSEEKTSVKVVLKADNGKKIPVIKAVQTVLGLSLMDAKKIVDALPATIKENIKPEEAESIRAALVEAGADVSVE, from the coding sequence ATGGCTAAATTAACAAAAGAAACATTTATCGAATCATTAAAAGAAATGTCAATTAAAGAAGTTATGGAACTTGTAGAAGCAATGAAAGAAGAATTTGGAATTGACCCAATGGCCGCTATGGCTGTTGCAGCTGCTCCAGCAGAAGGTGGATCAGAAGAAAAAACAAGTGTTAAAGTTGTTTTAAAAGCTGATAACGGTAAAAAAATCCCTGTTATTAAAGCAGTTCAAACAGTTCTTGGTCTTTCATTAATGGATGCAAAGAAAATTGTTGATGCATTACCAGCAACAATTAAAGAAAACATTAAACCAGAAGAAGCAGAATCAATTCGTGCTGCTTTAGTAGAAGCTGGTGCTGATGTTTCAGTTGAATAA